A region from the Sphingomonas flavescens genome encodes:
- a CDS encoding MFS transporter: protein MAAVEKPRQSLAGLWNISFGFFGIQIGFALQNSNMSRIFQTLGSSLDDLPALWVAAPLTGLLVQPIIGHMSDRTWLGRFGRRRPYFLAGAILAAIALLLMPESKALLMAALLLWMLDASLNISMEPFRAFVGDMLPRDQHTAGYAVQTAFIGAGAVIGSIFPYLLDHFGVANDAPAGMIPDTVRYSFWAGGIALFAAVMWTVLSTREYAPDEMTAFGEAEEAQGSDELTIRALAARTYTASFAWIAAGAAVAFVTEQFALQKEVYLLGGLLIAYGIASIAAIRLAKAGRSSNMLANIVGDFAGMPTIMKRLALVQFFSWSALFIMWINTTPVVARNFYQSPDPASAGFQEAGNWVGVLFAVYNGVAAVAAIAILPALARSIGKVRTHMICLLAGAAGYASFLFIRDPKLLLISEIGVGIAWASILAMPYSILASSLPQRKLGIYMGLFNVFIVIPQLLVATVMGSIMAAFFPDQPIWTMLAAALVMAIAALAMLRVQPEHHD from the coding sequence ATGGCGGCAGTCGAAAAGCCACGGCAGAGCCTTGCGGGCCTGTGGAACATCTCGTTCGGGTTCTTCGGAATCCAGATCGGCTTCGCGCTGCAGAACTCGAACATGAGCCGCATCTTCCAAACGCTCGGCTCGTCGCTCGACGATTTGCCCGCATTATGGGTCGCGGCGCCGCTTACGGGACTGCTGGTTCAGCCGATCATCGGCCACATGAGCGACCGCACCTGGCTTGGCCGGTTCGGTCGGCGGCGACCTTACTTCCTCGCCGGCGCGATCCTTGCGGCGATCGCGCTGCTCCTGATGCCGGAAAGCAAGGCGCTATTGATGGCGGCGCTGCTGCTGTGGATGCTCGACGCCAGCCTTAATATTTCGATGGAGCCGTTCCGCGCCTTCGTCGGCGATATGCTCCCGCGCGATCAGCATACGGCGGGCTATGCCGTGCAAACGGCCTTCATCGGTGCGGGCGCGGTGATCGGGTCGATCTTCCCCTACCTGCTGGACCACTTCGGCGTCGCCAATGATGCGCCCGCCGGCATGATCCCGGACACTGTCCGATACAGCTTCTGGGCCGGCGGCATCGCCTTGTTCGCGGCGGTCATGTGGACCGTCCTCTCCACCCGCGAATATGCGCCGGACGAGATGACCGCTTTCGGCGAGGCTGAGGAAGCGCAAGGCAGTGACGAGTTGACGATCCGTGCCTTGGCAGCGCGAACCTACACCGCCAGTTTCGCGTGGATTGCGGCTGGCGCTGCCGTCGCGTTCGTCACCGAGCAGTTCGCCCTGCAAAAGGAAGTCTATCTGCTCGGCGGATTGCTGATTGCTTACGGGATCGCCTCGATCGCGGCCATTCGCCTGGCAAAGGCGGGGCGGTCGTCGAACATGCTGGCGAACATCGTCGGCGACTTCGCGGGGATGCCAACGATCATGAAGCGTCTCGCGCTGGTCCAGTTCTTCAGCTGGTCCGCGCTTTTCATAATGTGGATCAACACGACGCCGGTGGTCGCGCGCAATTTCTACCAGTCGCCCGACCCGGCCAGCGCGGGCTTCCAGGAAGCGGGCAATTGGGTCGGCGTGCTGTTCGCCGTCTACAACGGCGTTGCCGCGGTCGCCGCCATCGCGATCCTGCCCGCGCTTGCACGATCGATCGGAAAGGTGCGCACGCACATGATCTGTCTGCTCGCCGGCGCCGCGGGCTATGCGAGCTTCCTATTCATTCGCGATCCCAAGCTGTTGCTGATCTCGGAGATTGGCGTCGGCATCGCCTGGGCGTCGATCCTCGCCATGCCTTATTCGATCCTCGCCAGCAGCCTGCCGCAGCGGAAGCTCGGTATCTACATGGGGCTGTTCAACGTCTTCATCGTCATCCCGCAATTGCTGGTCGCGACGGTCATGGGTTCGATCATGGCGGCCTTTTTCCCGGACCAGCCGATCTGGACGATGCTGGCGGCCGCGCTAGTCATGGCGATCGCAGCGCTCGCGATGCTGCGCGTTCAGCCGGAGCATCATGACTAG
- a CDS encoding sugar MFS transporter — translation MATATGEGEANSSPLELPDGGIDAPQLRYFVFALFFIFGGITSLNDVIIPKLKELFTLNYTQAMLVQFCFFTAYLVIGIPGAQLVKKIGYMRGAVAGLLTMMVGCLLFIPASRTATYGLFLLALFVLASGVVIVQVVSNPLISLLGPAKTVHSRLTFAQAFNSLGTTIFPRVGSALILGGLAGVSAAQLSGAALDQYRTDETRAIVSTYIGLAVALAVIAGAVWLFRNKLPGEKHDHSSPLAGFSLLKRTRFGWGALCIFLYVGAEVSIGSLIVNYLMQKDVLGITDAAAGKMIMYYWGGAMVGRFIGSYFLRVMSPGKILATVACGAIALIAISANTVGTTSAYSLLAIGLMNSIMFPTIFSLACEKLGPRAADGSGIINIAIFGGAVVPLATGFLADKSGSLHFSLLLPAICYAIIAAFGIYARRPAEGPVMPALAS, via the coding sequence ATGGCGACCGCGACGGGCGAAGGCGAAGCGAATTCGAGCCCGCTGGAGCTTCCCGACGGCGGCATCGACGCGCCCCAGCTGCGCTATTTCGTGTTCGCGCTGTTCTTCATCTTCGGCGGCATCACCAGCCTCAACGATGTCATCATCCCGAAGCTGAAAGAGCTGTTCACGCTCAACTACACGCAGGCGATGCTGGTGCAGTTCTGCTTCTTTACCGCCTACCTGGTGATCGGCATTCCGGGCGCGCAGCTGGTCAAGAAGATCGGATACATGCGCGGCGCGGTCGCGGGCCTGCTGACGATGATGGTCGGCTGCCTGCTCTTCATCCCCGCCTCGCGGACCGCAACCTATGGCCTGTTCCTGCTTGCCCTGTTTGTCCTCGCCAGCGGCGTCGTTATCGTTCAGGTCGTCTCGAACCCGCTGATCAGCCTGCTCGGTCCGGCGAAGACGGTGCACAGCCGCCTGACCTTCGCGCAGGCCTTTAACAGCCTCGGCACCACGATCTTCCCGCGTGTCGGCTCCGCACTTATCCTCGGCGGTCTTGCCGGCGTGAGCGCGGCCCAGCTGTCCGGCGCTGCGCTTGATCAATATCGCACCGACGAAACGCGCGCGATCGTGAGCACCTACATCGGCCTTGCCGTCGCGCTCGCCGTGATCGCCGGCGCTGTCTGGCTGTTCCGCAACAAGCTTCCTGGCGAAAAGCACGACCACAGTTCTCCGCTCGCAGGATTCTCGCTGCTCAAGCGCACCCGCTTCGGCTGGGGCGCGTTGTGCATCTTCCTTTATGTCGGCGCCGAGGTTTCGATCGGCTCGCTGATCGTCAATTACCTGATGCAGAAGGACGTGCTCGGCATCACTGACGCCGCCGCTGGCAAGATGATCATGTATTATTGGGGCGGCGCGATGGTCGGCCGCTTCATCGGCTCGTATTTCCTGCGCGTGATGAGCCCGGGCAAGATCCTGGCGACCGTTGCATGCGGCGCGATCGCGCTGATCGCCATTTCCGCGAACACGGTCGGTACCACCTCGGCCTACAGCCTGCTCGCCATCGGCCTGATGAACTCGATCATGTTTCCGACGATCTTCAGCTTGGCCTGCGAGAAACTGGGACCGCGCGCGGCCGATGGGTCGGGTATCATCAACATCGCGATCTTCGGCGGCGCCGTCGTGCCGCTGGCGACCGGCTTCCTCGCCGACAAGTCGGGCAGTCTGCACTTCTCGCTTCTGCTGCCAGCGATTTGCTACGCGATCATCGCGGCATTCGGCATCTACGCCCGCCGACCTGCGGAAGGCCCGGTGATGCCGGCCCTGGCCTCCTAG
- a CDS encoding LacI family DNA-binding transcriptional regulator has translation MMTQRRPTSFDIAALAGVSQPTVSRALSGNPSVSEATRRRVLEAAEQLHYKVDKNASGLRRQHSNTLALLFFEERADTALLNPFYLSLVGPMVRRCTQHGYDLLISIQQLSSDWHLDYEDSRKADGIILLGYGDYQDYRPRLEQLVARGARFVRWGSAGDGALGTTVSSNNEQGGFDATSHLLQRGRRRIAFIGTAGPGFPEVHERWMGYCRALQAAGIAVDPELRADAAPSEADGRAAAERLIASGADFDAIFAASDVAAIGAMHALQQAGRSVPETAIVGFDDIASASLASPPLTTIAQDPRAAAEALVDCLIEAIQTGCAADRMLPVNLVVRGSS, from the coding sequence TTGATGACGCAGAGGCGGCCGACCTCCTTCGACATTGCAGCGCTTGCCGGCGTGTCACAGCCGACGGTGTCGCGCGCTTTGTCCGGAAACCCCTCGGTCAGCGAAGCGACCCGCCGGCGGGTTCTCGAAGCCGCCGAGCAGCTGCATTACAAGGTCGACAAGAATGCGTCGGGCCTCCGCCGCCAGCATTCCAATACGCTGGCGCTGCTGTTCTTCGAGGAGCGCGCGGACACAGCGCTGCTTAATCCCTTTTACCTGTCGCTCGTCGGGCCGATGGTGCGGCGGTGCACCCAACACGGTTACGACCTGCTGATCTCGATCCAGCAGCTCTCATCCGACTGGCACCTCGACTATGAGGATAGCCGCAAGGCCGATGGCATCATCCTGCTCGGCTACGGCGACTATCAGGATTACCGCCCTCGGCTCGAGCAGTTGGTGGCACGAGGCGCAAGGTTCGTACGCTGGGGCTCAGCCGGGGACGGCGCGCTTGGCACCACGGTGAGCTCCAACAATGAGCAAGGCGGGTTCGACGCGACGTCCCACCTGCTGCAACGCGGACGGCGGCGCATCGCGTTCATCGGTACGGCCGGGCCAGGCTTCCCCGAAGTGCATGAACGCTGGATGGGCTATTGCCGGGCGTTGCAGGCGGCAGGGATTGCGGTTGATCCCGAGCTACGCGCCGATGCCGCGCCGAGCGAAGCCGATGGTCGTGCTGCAGCAGAGCGCCTGATCGCGAGCGGTGCAGACTTTGATGCGATTTTCGCCGCCAGCGACGTCGCCGCGATTGGCGCCATGCACGCGCTTCAGCAGGCCGGCCGCAGCGTACCCGAAACCGCGATAGTCGGGTTTGATGACATCGCCTCCGCGAGTCTGGCCAGTCCGCCATTGACGACGATCGCGCAGGATCCCCGCGCCGCCGCGGAAGCGCTGGTAGATTGCCTGATCGAAGCGATTCAGACCGGCTGTGCGGCCGACCGAATGCTGCCGGTCAACCTGGTCGTTCGCGGCTCCAGCTAG
- a CDS encoding TonB-dependent receptor: MMTTFSLRSRLAAATSPLALVLALAATPAFAQGAPVTPPADQAAADAAQASADAAQASADAAKAAADAQAAADDSKQIVVTGFRAALRSSTAKKKNSEAVVESVTAEDVGKLPDNGIGESIARLPGISSQRSAGRANIISIRGFGPDFSSTTLNGRQQTTTNDSRAVEFDQYPSEILAGVDVYKTAQADHVAGGLVGTIDLRTIRPLDYGKRVIAVGVRGTYVDQKLLPGSKDWGGRVFGTYVDQFADGKVGVALSGAYTNEPYQTKDWNAWGYGGYPGGAQGMNGIKTWYESDQLKRFGGTATLQARVTDNLTMTLDGFYSHFTDNIDQRGFEMPFNCGGGCGNDSISNVQSSNGLVTSATIRGTPVIENYANDRKADQYSLAGNLLYDAHNGWRAMGDFSWSRTDRVDDRLESTAGLRPGRGATTPTATVSYTLTNRGPVFTSNYNGANPALVLTDVEGWSGSPVQAGYDKIRTTKDDLVEARGEIERELGGFLKSIKLGVDYTVRDKVLTQDEAFLSPPGGALSAPIPARVLLPSFTLDRGLGPILAWDVRALVPEGVLVYNANNFGANAGYHVKEKALTPYIMASLNGNLGAATLTGNIGLQAVHTNVTSSSLNYPTVKDSYWMWLPSANFNLRWENGFVIRLAASKEYMRARLPDLNNVITNNGPNTTFNPVIYTGSGGNPLLRPYEAKAVDLNFEKYFGNKGYIALQTFYKHIDSYISNGYVTFDFSGYPVSSGSTITPSSPIGILFANANTKGGYMYGAELAGTLPFDVFSDSLAGFGLTGGGGYTKTKVHDFQGNSIQIPGYSKWVASLTAFYENRGFSLRGSMRYRSSFVGDFALFSGGLDRQYVLAETVFDAQASYDFPESSRLSGLSLFVQGQNLTNERSATIGIPSLSDSWLKYQTYGRRFLAGATYKFGGRTPPPAPLPPAPPPPPPPAPATQTCADGSVILATASCPVPPPPPPPPAPAPERGN, encoded by the coding sequence ATGATGACGACGTTTTCTTTGCGTTCGCGGCTGGCTGCGGCGACGAGTCCGCTGGCGCTGGTGCTGGCACTCGCAGCAACGCCGGCCTTTGCGCAGGGCGCTCCGGTCACGCCGCCGGCGGATCAGGCTGCTGCCGATGCCGCGCAGGCTTCCGCGGATGCCGCGCAAGCGTCGGCCGACGCGGCCAAGGCTGCCGCCGATGCGCAGGCCGCTGCCGACGACAGCAAGCAGATCGTCGTCACCGGCTTCCGCGCGGCGCTGCGTAGCTCGACCGCCAAGAAAAAGAATTCGGAAGCCGTCGTCGAATCGGTGACGGCGGAGGACGTCGGTAAGCTGCCTGACAACGGCATCGGTGAATCGATTGCGCGCCTGCCGGGCATCTCCTCGCAGCGGAGCGCAGGCCGCGCCAACATCATCTCGATCCGCGGCTTCGGTCCAGACTTCTCGTCGACCACGCTGAATGGCCGTCAGCAGACGACCACCAACGACAGCCGCGCGGTCGAATTCGACCAATATCCGTCGGAAATCCTGGCCGGCGTCGACGTCTACAAGACCGCGCAGGCCGACCACGTCGCTGGCGGCCTTGTCGGCACCATCGACCTGCGTACCATTCGCCCGCTCGATTACGGCAAGCGCGTGATTGCGGTCGGCGTTCGCGGCACCTACGTCGATCAGAAGCTCCTGCCGGGGTCCAAGGACTGGGGCGGCCGCGTCTTCGGCACCTACGTTGACCAGTTCGCCGACGGCAAGGTCGGTGTGGCGCTGTCCGGCGCCTATACGAACGAGCCGTACCAGACCAAGGATTGGAACGCCTGGGGCTACGGCGGCTACCCCGGCGGCGCGCAGGGCATGAACGGCATCAAGACCTGGTACGAAAGTGACCAGCTCAAGCGTTTCGGCGGCACCGCGACCTTGCAGGCCCGGGTCACCGACAACCTGACGATGACCCTCGACGGCTTCTATTCGCACTTCACGGACAATATCGATCAGCGCGGCTTCGAAATGCCGTTCAACTGCGGCGGTGGCTGCGGCAACGATTCCATCAGCAACGTGCAGTCGTCGAATGGCCTTGTGACGTCGGCGACGATCCGCGGCACCCCGGTGATCGAAAACTACGCCAACGACCGCAAGGCGGATCAATACTCGCTCGCCGGCAACCTGCTGTACGATGCGCACAATGGCTGGCGCGCCATGGGCGACTTCAGCTGGTCACGCACTGATCGCGTCGATGACCGCCTTGAAAGCACGGCAGGTCTCCGTCCCGGCCGTGGCGCAACGACGCCCACGGCGACCGTGTCGTACACGCTCACCAATCGCGGCCCGGTGTTCACCAGCAATTACAATGGCGCCAATCCGGCGCTGGTGCTGACCGACGTCGAAGGCTGGAGCGGCTCGCCGGTTCAGGCCGGCTACGACAAGATCCGCACGACCAAGGACGATCTGGTCGAAGCGCGCGGCGAAATCGAGCGGGAGCTTGGCGGCTTCCTGAAGTCGATTAAGCTCGGCGTGGACTATACGGTCCGCGACAAGGTCCTGACGCAGGACGAAGCTTTCCTGTCGCCGCCGGGTGGCGCGCTGTCCGCGCCCATTCCGGCGCGAGTGCTGCTGCCCTCGTTCACGCTTGATCGTGGCCTTGGGCCGATCCTGGCGTGGGACGTCCGTGCGCTCGTTCCTGAAGGCGTGCTGGTCTACAACGCCAACAACTTCGGCGCGAACGCAGGTTACCACGTCAAGGAAAAGGCGCTGACGCCGTACATCATGGCGTCGCTGAACGGGAACCTCGGCGCTGCGACCCTGACCGGCAACATTGGTCTGCAGGCGGTTCACACCAACGTGACCTCGTCCAGCCTCAACTATCCGACGGTCAAGGACAGCTATTGGATGTGGCTGCCGAGCGCCAACTTCAACCTGCGGTGGGAAAATGGCTTCGTCATCCGCCTCGCAGCGTCGAAGGAATATATGCGGGCGCGCCTGCCTGATCTGAACAACGTGATCACCAACAATGGTCCGAACACGACGTTCAATCCGGTGATCTACACCGGCAGCGGCGGCAATCCGCTGCTCCGGCCGTACGAGGCCAAGGCCGTCGACCTGAACTTCGAGAAGTATTTCGGCAACAAGGGCTACATCGCCCTGCAGACCTTCTACAAGCACATCGATAGCTACATTTCGAACGGCTATGTGACGTTCGATTTCTCCGGCTATCCGGTTTCGTCGGGCAGCACGATTACACCGTCTTCGCCAATTGGCATCTTGTTCGCCAACGCGAACACCAAGGGCGGCTACATGTACGGCGCCGAGCTTGCCGGCACCCTGCCGTTCGACGTTTTCTCCGATAGCTTGGCCGGCTTCGGCCTGACCGGCGGTGGCGGCTATACCAAGACCAAGGTCCACGACTTCCAAGGCAATTCGATCCAGATCCCTGGCTATTCGAAGTGGGTCGCCAGTCTGACCGCCTTCTATGAAAACCGCGGTTTCAGTCTGCGTGGCAGCATGCGCTACCGGTCTTCGTTCGTCGGTGACTTCGCGCTGTTCAGCGGCGGTCTCGATCGTCAGTACGTCCTGGCGGAAACGGTGTTCGACGCGCAGGCCAGCTACGACTTCCCGGAAAGTTCGCGCCTCAGCGGCCTTTCGCTCTTCGTGCAGGGGCAGAACCTCACCAACGAGCGTTCGGCGACCATCGGCATCCCGAGCCTGTCGGACTCCTGGTTGAAGTACCAGACCTATGGCCGCCGCTTCCTCGCGGGTGCGACGTACAAGTTCGGTGGGCGTACGCCGCCGCCGGCCCCGCTGCCGCCGGCCCCGCCGCCACCGCCGCCTCCAGCCCCTGCGACGCAGACCTGCGCCGACGGTTCGGTAATCCTGGCGACGGCAAGCTGCCCGGTTCCGCCGCCGCCGCCGCCACCGCCGGCGCCCGCGCCGGAACGCGGCAACTAG
- a CDS encoding tryptophan 7-halogenase has protein sequence MIERVPYNIVIAGGGTAGWLAAAIFARFLGDAASITLVESDEIGTVGVGEATIPQIHNLIIGLGLDQAEFIRRTNGTFKLGIEFAEWLHLGHRYIHSFGTVGRGVGLIPFRQLWLRGRALGVAGDFGDYSFNIAAARLGRMTTQAGAGTGLPDLAYAYHFDASLFGGMLREYAEARGVTRVEGKIARVERGGDGDITALALEGDRRVDGNFFIDCTGFRSLLLGGALGVPFEDWSHWLPCDTALAVPCESSEAFRPYTQSMARLAGWQWRIPLQHRTGNGHVFCSRFMSVDEASALLLANLDGEPLSDPRPIRFTSGHRAKFWSHNCVALGLAAGFMEPLESTSIHLVQSALGRLLNVLGGDRSKIETARDTFNRLSESEWARIRDFILLHYVANGREGEPFWDHCRRIALPRTLKDKIDMFRESGLVMREEDELFLDDSWGQVMLGQGIDPVSWSPLADNVSGDDLGPYLQTIASSYRAKAETLPTHRQFVAAMVAERAEAAS, from the coding sequence ATGATCGAGCGCGTGCCTTACAACATCGTCATCGCCGGCGGCGGAACGGCCGGTTGGCTGGCCGCAGCGATCTTCGCGCGCTTCCTTGGCGACGCAGCGTCAATCACGCTGGTGGAGTCGGATGAGATCGGCACGGTCGGTGTCGGCGAAGCGACGATCCCGCAGATTCACAACCTGATCATCGGCCTCGGTCTGGACCAGGCCGAATTCATCCGTCGTACTAACGGTACCTTCAAACTCGGCATCGAGTTCGCCGAATGGCTGCATCTAGGGCACCGCTACATTCATAGTTTCGGGACGGTCGGCCGCGGCGTCGGCCTTATCCCGTTCCGCCAGCTCTGGCTCCGCGGCCGCGCGCTCGGTGTTGCAGGAGACTTCGGCGACTATAGCTTCAACATCGCGGCCGCGCGCCTTGGCCGAATGACGACGCAGGCCGGCGCCGGTACCGGGCTGCCCGACCTTGCCTACGCCTACCATTTCGATGCCTCGCTGTTTGGCGGCATGCTGCGTGAATATGCCGAGGCGCGCGGCGTCACCCGCGTCGAAGGCAAGATCGCGCGCGTCGAACGCGGCGGCGATGGCGACATCACCGCCTTGGCGCTCGAAGGCGACCGGCGCGTCGACGGCAATTTCTTCATCGACTGCACCGGCTTCCGCAGCCTGCTGCTGGGCGGCGCGCTCGGCGTTCCGTTCGAGGATTGGAGTCATTGGCTGCCGTGCGACACTGCGCTTGCCGTGCCTTGCGAATCCAGCGAGGCGTTCCGACCCTACACTCAGTCGATGGCGCGGCTGGCGGGATGGCAGTGGCGCATTCCACTGCAGCATCGCACCGGCAACGGGCATGTTTTCTGTTCGCGCTTCATGTCGGTCGACGAAGCATCCGCGCTACTGCTCGCCAATCTCGACGGCGAGCCGTTGTCGGACCCGCGCCCAATCCGATTCACGAGCGGCCACCGTGCGAAATTCTGGTCCCACAATTGCGTCGCGCTCGGGCTTGCCGCCGGGTTCATGGAGCCGCTGGAATCGACCAGCATCCATCTCGTTCAGTCGGCGCTCGGCCGGCTGCTGAACGTACTTGGCGGCGACCGCTCGAAAATTGAGACGGCGCGCGACACCTTCAATCGGCTGTCTGAAAGTGAGTGGGCCCGCATCCGCGATTTCATTCTCCTGCACTACGTCGCGAACGGAAGGGAGGGCGAGCCTTTCTGGGATCATTGCCGGCGTATCGCGTTGCCCCGCACGCTCAAGGACAAGATCGACATGTTCCGTGAATCCGGCCTCGTCATGCGCGAGGAGGATGAACTGTTCCTCGACGACAGCTGGGGGCAGGTCATGTTGGGGCAAGGCATCGACCCGGTGAGCTGGTCACCGCTCGCTGACAATGTTTCTGGCGACGATCTTGGACCATATTTGCAGACCATCGCGTCGAGCTATCGAGCCAAGGCGGAAACGCTGCCCACCCATCGACAATTCGTGGCGGCCATGGTCGCCGAAAGAGCCGAGGCCGCTTCATGA
- a CDS encoding alpha-amylase family glycosyl hydrolase, with translation MIKFAFSRSILAALLLATTGPAIAQAQNLASVRARLPQDEVIYFLLPDRFENGDTSNDRGGLSGGPLTTGFDPTHKGFFHGGDLKGLTTRLDYIKGLGATTVWLSPIFANKAVQGPPGQESAGYHGYWITDFTRVDPHLGTNADFKAFVDAAHAKGLKVYMDIVVNHTADVIQLAECANQLDCPYRSIADYPYQRRGGVKGAAINQGFTGEADASAANFARLKDPNYAYTVRIPPAERNIKVPAWLNDPIYYHNRGNSTFRGESSTMGDFSSLDDVFTENPRVISGMIDIYGAWIDRFGVDGFRIDTAQHVNPEFWQKFVPAMLQRARARGIPNFHIFGEVATSEMDPAHTAENTRVDKLPSVLDFPMTRALVDVVSGAAGTDEMAKLFRADALYEGGAQAALQLPTFLGNHDAGRFPMLLKMFKKDLPDAELLPRDMLGHAMLLTLRGVPTIYSGDEQGFVGLGGDQAARQDMFASRVDSYNQQPLLGTKSTTAQASFNPQHPLYQEIAKLARIRTSHAALTRGLQLIRFADDKPGLFAVSRFDPANGREMLLLYNTSNKPVQQNVRVETRSQSFETLAGQCAATATAPGTVAVDLPAFGYAVCNAR, from the coding sequence ATGATCAAGTTTGCGTTTTCCCGATCGATCCTCGCGGCCTTACTGCTCGCCACAACTGGACCCGCGATCGCGCAAGCGCAGAATCTGGCGTCGGTCCGCGCGCGCCTGCCGCAGGACGAGGTCATCTATTTCCTGCTGCCCGACCGCTTCGAGAACGGCGACACCTCGAACGACCGGGGCGGCCTCAGCGGCGGCCCGCTGACGACCGGTTTCGACCCGACGCACAAGGGCTTCTTCCACGGCGGCGATCTCAAGGGTCTCACGACGCGTCTCGACTATATCAAGGGTCTCGGCGCGACGACCGTGTGGCTGTCCCCGATCTTCGCCAACAAGGCCGTGCAGGGCCCGCCGGGCCAGGAAAGCGCCGGCTACCACGGCTACTGGATCACCGACTTCACGCGCGTCGATCCTCACCTCGGCACGAACGCGGATTTCAAGGCCTTCGTCGACGCGGCCCACGCTAAGGGCCTCAAGGTCTACATGGACATCGTGGTCAACCACACGGCCGACGTCATCCAGCTCGCGGAATGCGCGAACCAGCTCGACTGCCCGTACCGGAGCATCGCCGATTATCCGTATCAGCGTCGCGGCGGCGTGAAGGGCGCGGCGATCAACCAGGGATTTACTGGCGAGGCGGACGCCAGCGCTGCGAATTTCGCGAGGCTCAAGGATCCCAATTACGCCTACACCGTCCGCATCCCGCCGGCGGAGCGGAACATCAAGGTTCCCGCCTGGCTCAACGATCCGATCTACTATCACAACCGCGGCAACTCGACCTTCCGGGGCGAGTCGAGCACGATGGGCGACTTCTCCAGCCTCGACGACGTGTTCACTGAGAACCCGCGCGTCATCAGCGGGATGATCGACATCTACGGTGCGTGGATCGACCGCTTCGGCGTTGACGGTTTTCGCATCGATACCGCGCAGCACGTGAACCCCGAATTCTGGCAGAAGTTCGTGCCCGCCATGCTGCAACGCGCCCGCGCCCGCGGGATCCCGAACTTCCACATCTTCGGCGAAGTCGCGACGAGCGAGATGGATCCGGCGCACACCGCCGAGAACACGCGCGTCGACAAACTTCCCAGCGTGCTCGATTTTCCGATGACGCGCGCGCTGGTCGACGTCGTTTCCGGCGCGGCCGGCACCGACGAAATGGCAAAGCTGTTCCGGGCCGATGCCCTCTACGAAGGCGGCGCGCAGGCAGCGCTTCAGCTCCCGACCTTCCTCGGCAATCACGACGCCGGGCGGTTTCCGATGCTGCTCAAAATGTTCAAGAAGGATCTCCCCGACGCCGAGCTGCTGCCGCGCGACATGCTGGGCCACGCCATGCTGCTGACGCTGCGCGGCGTGCCGACGATCTACTCTGGCGACGAGCAGGGTTTCGTCGGACTTGGCGGCGATCAGGCAGCGAGGCAGGACATGTTCGCCAGCAGGGTCGACAGCTATAATCAGCAGCCGTTGCTCGGCACCAAATCGACGACCGCGCAGGCAAGCTTCAACCCGCAGCATCCGCTCTACCAAGAGATTGCGAAGCTCGCCCGCATCCGCACCAGCCATGCGGCGTTGACCCGCGGGCTCCAGCTAATCCGCTTCGCTGACGATAAGCCCGGACTGTTCGCCGTGTCGCGCTTCGATCCGGCGAACGGCCGCGAGATGCTGTTGCTCTACAACACATCCAACAAGCCGGTGCAGCAGAATGTGCGCGTCGAAACCCGCTCGCAGAGCTTCGAGACGCTCGCTGGACAATGTGCCGCGACGGCGACCGCACCGGGCACGGTCGCGGTCGACCTGCCTGCCTTTGGCTACGCCGTCTGCAATGCTCGCTGA